In the genome of Nycticebus coucang isolate mNycCou1 chromosome 12, mNycCou1.pri, whole genome shotgun sequence, one region contains:
- the LOC128562760 gene encoding brain-specific serine protease 4-like isoform X2: MKASTLKAAKIPAPPACGKPQQLNRIVGGQDSADAEWPWVVSIRKNGTHQCAGSLLTNRWVVTAAHCFKGNLDKPSLFSVLLGAWHLGHPGLRSQKVGVAWVLPHPRYSWKEGERADIALVRLEHPVQFSERILPICLPDSSIRLSEDADCWIVGWGSIHDGVSLPHPQTLQKLKVPIIDRETCSRLYWRGARQAAITEDMLCAGYLEGGRDACLGDSGGPLMCQVDGAWLLTGVISWGEGCAERNRPGVYISLPAHRSWVERVAQGVQLRGRSQGSSEGAAPR; the protein is encoded by the exons ATGAAAGCAT CCACCCTCAAAGCTGCCAAGATACCTG CGCCCCCAGCCTGTGGGAAGCCTCAGCAGCTGAACCGGATTGTGGGTGGCCAGGACAGTGCCGACGCCGAGTGGCCGTGGGTCGTGAGCATTCGAAAGAATGGAACCCACCAATGTGCAGGATCCCTGCTCACCAACCGCTGGGTGGTCACCGCTGCCCACTGCTTTAAGGG GAATCTGGATAAGCCATCCCTGTTCTCAGTGCTTCTAGGGGCCTGGCACCTGGGGCACCCTGGCCTTCGGTCCCAGAAGGTGGGCGTTGCCTGGGTGCTGCCACACCCAAGGTACTCCTGGAAGGAGGGTGAGCGTGCAGACATTGCCCTAGTGCGCCTCGAGCATCCTGTCCAGTTCTCGGAGCGAATCCTGCCCATCTGCCTGCCGGATTCTTCCATCCGTCTCTCTGAAGATGCTGACTGCTGGATTGTGGGCTGGGGGAGTATCCATGACGGAG TGTCTCTACCCCACCCTCAGACCCTGCAGAAGCTGAAGGTCCCCATCATTGACAGGGAAACTTGCAGCCGCCTGTACTGGCGGGGAGCCAGGCAGGCGGCCATCACAGAGGACATGCTGTGTGCTGGCTACCTGGAGGGTGGTCGAGACGCCTGTCTG GGCGACTCCGGTGGCCCCCTGATGTGCCAGGTGGACGGCGCCTGGCTGCTGACCGGCGTTATCAGCTGGGGTGAGGGCTGTGCGGAACGCAACCGGCCCGGCGTCTACATCAGCCTCCCCGCGCACCGCTCCTGGGTGGAGAGGGTTGCGCAAGGCGTGCAGCTCCGCGGGCGCTCGCAGGGGAGCTCCGAGGGCGCTGCGCCCCGGTAG
- the LOC128562760 gene encoding brain-specific serine protease 4-like isoform X1, with amino-acid sequence MVVSRPPPALGGAHVRIIISLLLLASSATLKAAKIPAPPACGKPQQLNRIVGGQDSADAEWPWVVSIRKNGTHQCAGSLLTNRWVVTAAHCFKGNLDKPSLFSVLLGAWHLGHPGLRSQKVGVAWVLPHPRYSWKEGERADIALVRLEHPVQFSERILPICLPDSSIRLSEDADCWIVGWGSIHDGVSLPHPQTLQKLKVPIIDRETCSRLYWRGARQAAITEDMLCAGYLEGGRDACLGDSGGPLMCQVDGAWLLTGVISWGEGCAERNRPGVYISLPAHRSWVERVAQGVQLRGRSQGSSEGAAPR; translated from the exons CCACCCTCAAAGCTGCCAAGATACCTG CGCCCCCAGCCTGTGGGAAGCCTCAGCAGCTGAACCGGATTGTGGGTGGCCAGGACAGTGCCGACGCCGAGTGGCCGTGGGTCGTGAGCATTCGAAAGAATGGAACCCACCAATGTGCAGGATCCCTGCTCACCAACCGCTGGGTGGTCACCGCTGCCCACTGCTTTAAGGG GAATCTGGATAAGCCATCCCTGTTCTCAGTGCTTCTAGGGGCCTGGCACCTGGGGCACCCTGGCCTTCGGTCCCAGAAGGTGGGCGTTGCCTGGGTGCTGCCACACCCAAGGTACTCCTGGAAGGAGGGTGAGCGTGCAGACATTGCCCTAGTGCGCCTCGAGCATCCTGTCCAGTTCTCGGAGCGAATCCTGCCCATCTGCCTGCCGGATTCTTCCATCCGTCTCTCTGAAGATGCTGACTGCTGGATTGTGGGCTGGGGGAGTATCCATGACGGAG TGTCTCTACCCCACCCTCAGACCCTGCAGAAGCTGAAGGTCCCCATCATTGACAGGGAAACTTGCAGCCGCCTGTACTGGCGGGGAGCCAGGCAGGCGGCCATCACAGAGGACATGCTGTGTGCTGGCTACCTGGAGGGTGGTCGAGACGCCTGTCTG GGCGACTCCGGTGGCCCCCTGATGTGCCAGGTGGACGGCGCCTGGCTGCTGACCGGCGTTATCAGCTGGGGTGAGGGCTGTGCGGAACGCAACCGGCCCGGCGTCTACATCAGCCTCCCCGCGCACCGCTCCTGGGTGGAGAGGGTTGCGCAAGGCGTGCAGCTCCGCGGGCGCTCGCAGGGGAGCTCCGAGGGCGCTGCGCCCCGGTAG
- the LOC128562049 gene encoding serine protease 30-like, whose protein sequence is MLRRSRLWLELRFDSNPTGVHRKPAGNPLEAHRKSTESPLAGKPLETDRAARSAPCWQSRLQSRNESDWSNMGHSTPGPPLSHPLQHTGQEQAPAASEEWLRTLTPERSLQGRRAMGPLAGSLLLLLLQLLPEAHGDVLPTECGHSMDTGKAVGSQDAPEGRWPWQVGVWVASEGHICGGSIIHPSWVLTAAHCFLKSLDPGLYHVKIGGLTLSLLEPHSSLEAVGKLFIHPSYSGNKFSSGDIALMQLVSPVHPSQFTPVCLPAAHASFAVGIMCWLTGWGTIQQKAVANVLQEATVPLLDSNMCDVLYHLGESSLVGRRLIQDDMLCAGFVGGKKESCQGDSGGPLVCASNSTWVQIGIVSWGFGCARSYRPGVYTRVLSYTDWIEKTLAQYQSGAPELRSIAPKSYTITPKSPPKTSGSRPGASGSHLGTPGSYPALLPVLWALPLLGAL, encoded by the exons ATGCTTAGACGGTCTCGTCTTTGGCTG GAGTTGCGCTTTGACTCCAACCCCACAGGGGTGCACAGGAAGCCCGCCGGAAATCCTCTGGAAGCTCACCGGAAGTCCACTGAAAGCCCCCTCGCCGGAAAACCGCTGGAAACCGACAGGGCGGCCCGCAGCGCCCCCTGTTGGCAGAGTCGCCTGCAAAGTCGAAATGAG AGTGACTGGTCCAACATGGGCCACAGCACCCCTGGGCCTCCTCTAAGCCATCCCCTGCAACACACAGGACAGGAGCAAGCCCCAGCCGCATCTGAGGAGTGG CTGAGGACTCTGACCCCAGAGCGGAGTCTACAGGGAAGGAGAGCTATGGGGCCTCTGGCAGGctccctcctgctgctgctgctgcagctgctgccag AGGCCCATGGGGATGTGCTGCCGACAG AGTGCGGCCACTCCATGGATACTGGGAAGGCTGTGGGAAGCCAAGACGCCCCAGAAGGACGTTGGCCATGGCAGGTTGGCGTATGGGTGGCCTCAGAGGGGCACATATGTGGGGGCTCCATCATCCACCCCAGCTGGGTGCTCACAGCTGCCCATTGCTTCCTCAA GTCTTTGGATCCCGGGCTCTACCATGTTAAAATTGGAGGGCTGACACTCTCCCTTTTGGAACCCCACTCATCCTTGGAGGCTGTGGGGAAGCTCTTTATCCACCCTTCGTACAGTGGGAATAAGTTTTCCAGTGGAGACATTGCCCTGATGCAGCTGGTCTCCCCCGTGCACCCCTCCCAGTTCACTCCGGTCTGCCTCCCAGCAGCACATGCCTCCTTTGCTGTTGGGATCATGTGCTGGCTAACAGGCTGGGGGACCATCCAGCAGAAAG CTGTGGCGAATGTCCTTCAGGAAGCGACTGTGCCCCTGTTGGACTCCAACATGTGCGATGTATTGTACCATCTTGGAGAGTCCAGCCTGGTTGGGCGGCGCCTCATCCAGGATGACATGCTGTGTGCTGGCTTTGTTGGGGGCAAGAAGGAATCCTGCCAG ggtGACTCCGGGGGCCCACTGGTCTGTGCCAGCAACAGCACGTGGGTCCAGATCGGGATTGTGAGCTGGGGGTTTGGCTGTGCTCGGTCCTACCGGCCAGGTGTCTATACCCGAGTGCTAAGCTACACAGACTGGATTGAGAAAACCCTGGCCCAGTATCAGTCAGGTGCCCCTGAGCTCCGCTCAATTGCCCCCAAGTCCTACACAATCACTCCTAAGTCCCCTCCAAAAACCTCTGGATCCCGTCCAGGTGCCTCTGGGTCCCACCTAGGCACCCCTGGTTCCTACCCAGCACTGCTGCCTGTGCTGTGGGCCTTACCCTTGCTTGGGGCCCTGTGA